The Cyprinus carpio isolate SPL01 chromosome B8, ASM1834038v1, whole genome shotgun sequence genome segment CTAAAACACAGTCAAATCAGTTGGGTTAAACAGAGATGTACATACTGTAAGaattgttaattatatattttgacatttcaaaaatagaaacaatttcattgtgttttatattgaTGGGATTCTCATctgtacatttctaaatataatttacagaatttcatcatattgtgatgtcaaaaaaaaaaaaaaattaaaataaatcaatgtttggTATGTCTATCAAACAGAGAACATTATGGAAAAtggaaagaaatggaaaaataaaacatttacctaTGAAAAGACACAGAATCTTCACAAGAGTATTCATTCTCTGTGATATCACCTCCACCTGAAAACATCTTTATAGGATTTATAAAGAAACTAtggcattaaaacaaacaataaactgtGAAGCTCAGTAAAAGTTTTCTGCTTACTGTTTCTCACACTGCAACTGCAGATGAACTTActtccgagagagagagagagagagagagagagagagagagagagagagagagagagagagacttctaCTTACAATGGACAAACCAATGACAGTTAAACAGTGAAAGTGGTACAGTTTAaagaattaaaactttaaatctctttttaaaaaagctaATTGTATGTTGTTAGAAACAAGAAAGAGTGACAGTAAGTAAAATTTGAACATTCGTACAGATAGATATTTTCTGCTCAGTTTTCAAATGTATGGAAAAACAGATGAAGTCAAACATAATACTGCACAGTACTACACTTTTGAAATCAACACAAATCAGACTTGAAAGTGCTGTGTGTTCTGAGATCAATTGCAACTTCTTCCAGAGATGCGGTTACTAAGTCCCGGTGAAGAGGAAAGGCCTCAGTATTGCAACACCTCCTAAGCTATTTCAGTGTGTTCAAGTAAACAACACACTAACTCAACTCAGTCTAACACCCAACACTTCTCACTTCTCTCTTGATATCAGCATTGTTTGGATAAacgtataaatattataattataatattaaattgtaatattataaatatttttattgatggTTTCATTTGTATATTGCATTTCTaacttaatttgtatttgtaaaaaccTTGTGTCAAAGCCACAGATTGCATGTAAATGACATTTAAGATTTTATCACACTGGTTTTGCACACAGCTTttgttttaaacagcatttttataaCAAACTGAGCTGTCATCAagccattctttaaaaaaaaaaaaaatgatgtgtatGTGATTGTACATTGGACAAAAGAAAGtcttataatattaatacatttttaaagataatggtgctttaaaaggttcttcatagcGATGCCATAtaaccatttttgtttttacaaagaaccattcagtcaaaggttctttaaagaacaatctctttcatacctttttataatctgaagaaccttcttttgccacaaagaacgttttatgaaacagaaaggttcttcagatgttaaaggttctttatggaaccatttagacaaaaaggttattctatggcattgtgaagcacctttatttttaagagtgtacacaCCAACTCTAATCACAAATTCATTCACTTTAAAATTAATCACAGAGCATATTTAACCACACGCATATGTTATGCTATGGGTATATTACCCCACCCATATTGCATATTTTGTGGACCAGGTTGCCTTGACACTTTGATACATATGCTATGAGACTGTCCAGATGTGCAAACATTTTGGTACATTGTGCTTGATGTTTTATACAAGTTTATTAAGATTAGTTTCCCAAAGatcctgttattttattattgaatgaTAATTCTCAATTTTCTGTAAGTGAGAAAGAACAGAAATTTTGGCTAGCAGCTTTGACTGCGGCAAGGAAATTACTAGTTTAACGCTGGAAACCCCCCCATGACCTTTCTGCTAAGCACTATTCATTCCTTCTTGGAAATACTTTATCTGGAACTGTCTTCTGCATGGACTAATCATGCAAAGCCTGCTACTCTATCAATTTGGAAGAACTGGATTTCCATAGTCTCTAAGATTTTGGGTCATTTGATCTAATGATGTCATTCTGTTGTTAAAATGATTACCAAttctgtttgtatatatttttacatatttattagattttatgaCAGCAGGatgtttgcaggtgttttttttttttttagcaaactgaCCGTATGCATCATTTCATGTCAACAGGGTTTTAAAAGTCACATTTTCGGGGAAAGAATGACACTGATCTAGTCATTTATCCTCAGTATTGCATGATAAGTGAATACAAATCGTTCTCAACATTCTGAGGTGCAGGATCACAATGCTGCACAGTGGAATATATTACAGTAGAATCACCATCTCTAGCTAGACCAACCAGACTGTACTCAGTTACAATTTCATCATAGAGGTGGTTGACATTATCTGCAGTCTGAGAGACctgatgaaagagaaagagaaataaggGCTGACATAACAAAACATAAGTTCAGTGTACATtcaacatgtttacattaatcataTTAAACTAAACTAGCTTTACTACAACAAAGCAGATGTATTCATGTCTATAATGTTGATCAGATGGTTTGTACTGTAATTAGATGTTGGTACTTAAGGGTAAAATTGTGTATAAAGAGTAGATGTTTTCATACCCGGTTGAGATTTGGTGAATCTTGAACTGGATTTTCAGGGACAGGTGGTTTCAGACCTGGAAAAATGGCCATAAATATACTGTAGAACCCAGTCACAGTGACTTAAAGGGCAATAGTGATCCGAAGGAAATAAGACATGATCTCAAGACTAAATATCCATCAGTCACACAAGTcctctatttcatttttttttaaacagacgtaataaattattattattattattattattataaatattatcattattattattattattattatttgtgagtCTTTCATGAAACTATCAATTCATTATTGGGCgttatgtgtgtgtggtcttACATTTGGACTTTAAATCTGATCTTTTCCTGCAGAGAGACACTAACGCCACAAGAACCCCGAACACCAGCAGCACCAGAAAACCTGCACAAACTACAGGCACactgactgaaataaaaagagaaaggaataatcattaaatattctaaatattctaaTAAATTCTTATCATATGTATGCAATGTTATACAATGTTGCAAACAAATTAGaatcttaaaatacattaaaaaataataataaaaaaatagtaaccCAGTAGTGTAGATCCCTTTGATTGGACAGCTGGCGATGTTGCAGAGAATTGCTCATTTGAATAGGAtatatctgagagagagagaaagagaaaatcacatatgattataaatatcaaatataatataagtaGGCCTAAGCAGACTAGATTGACTATATTTTCCTAAATGATAAGTAATCAAAATATTGTTGTCATACTGATCATTAGTTTGCTGACAGGATGTACCTGTTGAGGTGAGTGTTGTTGTCCATGTAGATGTTATATGTGTGTTTTCAGGAGTGTGTGTAGATCTGCTCCCGGGAGCTGCtgagaataaaacagaaaaagaggaatttaactataataaacaattttgtgaaatattcaaaTGGGAAGacaaatgtatacattatattCACAAACTGTTTGAATACTTACCTTGATGAACAGATATATTAACTTTCTTCAGTGTGTCTTTGAACCATTGATCAAGTCCACAGTAATAAACACCAGAGTCTGTGAGTCTGAGATGTTTGATGGTTACAGTAAAGGACCGTCCATTTACAGAATCAATTATAGAGTATCTTCCATCTGATAAGGCCTGATCAGgctttacagttttaatcaaAACATGCTTAGATGAAGTACAGGGATGACGGCAAAAGTACTTGGGTGTATTTATATGGCCATCTGGATATTCACAGATGATCTTCACCGTTTCACCCTCTGTACTCACATAAACAGGTCCAGACTTCATCAACACACTGGGCAAAactaaaacacaattaaaaatgtcatattttttacAGATAGACAGTATACAGACAGGTGTCAGACAACTACAACTGAAACAGTTTAAAATCTCTAATAACCAAATTCACTGTCTTAAATTCTCTCTGAAGTGCTCACATAATTCAGGCAAgatcattttacacacacacacacatacacaaaaaaactgtGTGGATTTATTAcagaagtttgtttttaaaacactttagtGATATTATCATTAGTTAGTTCAATTCAGAGGTCACCATATGTTCAtgtatttcctgttttaatatacacACGACTGCAATACAAGATCTTTGATTAAGTATCAAGcaggaaaaaaagtatttacctATAAAAACAGAGAGAATCTTTAGATGGACTTTCATTCTCCCCAATTTATCACATCCTCTTCAAGCAAGATATCTTctttataaaaaacacaacaataaaatcgACTTACTGACTCTCACTTGTTTGTTCCATCAGTTGCCAGAAGAACAGTGCTttctaaagagagaaagagagacagagagaaagagagcgactAACCTACAAAAAAGGAACCAATGACTGTCTAGCAGTGGGACTGACATGGCTGCAGGGGCCAAGACGTAGCAGTTTTTGGCTCAGGAAGGAAATGAAGCCGATCAGCAGTGGAGCTGACACTTTTTGTCACTGATGAATTTGCAAGTACATATTTGATTTTGCAAGCTtagtgttgttaaaaaaaaactatgaaagaaAAAGAGGCAGACAATCTTTTAGCTATTAATAGTACTTCTGTATTCTTCTTCCAATAAAAACAGGGGCTGTGAATTTCTGTGAACATCTGTCTGCTCTAAAATACATTTACCAAGTCATTTAATTGCTCTTCTGTAAATTATGCTcctttatgttttcatttttctttgtcGTAGCTATTTTTGCTTTACCGCAATATCTACACATTGACCATGTCTTCAACAGAGAAATGACCATGAGTTACTTTGAAAATGGTAGTGTCTACATATTCCAAACTGTCTGCTTTGCATTTGGGTACCATTGAATTGCTCCAGTTATATGAAATGATACTGTTGTACAGAGACTACAGTTAGGTATGTCTTCTTTATCCACAAAATAAGCTACCACttcacattttaattacattcattaaatggaaaataaCAAAAGAGTTCAGAGTTGATATTTTGACCCTttgttccatttttaaaaatcaaacttAATCCATACAGAACCATTTGTGGCGGTTAATTCACCAATTTGTTATCGAGCTAAAATTCATGAAATCAAGTGGAACACAATACAGTCAAAACATCTAATCCACATCAGGTAAGATTACATACACAGAGATCTCAGGTACAGTAGGTCATATTTGCTAACTTCTAAAGTGACATCTAAATTATTTATCACAATTAAAAACAGATGTGCTTTTTCTCATCTTGATTTCAAAGCTAAGagggaaaaataataaatgctgtccATGGATGTGGTCATGTTTGCAGATGTGAGAGAGAGTGGGTTGTATTAATTGTTCAAATTTCCCTCTTTgtgtatattacaaaatatgctGCAGAATGCATGGGATGGACCTTCACCTCAATAGCTTAATAAACTCAATACTAGAACGTATATGGTCTGCTGTCATTGGTACAAATGGaggattgtttgatgaacaaTTTAATGAATAGCATTTGTAGTGAAACCatgattaataaattttttaaacagtatataatttaaattaatacagaAGCTCAAactctaaaaaaatacaaatgaaaaatccAAACTGATCATGTAATTGAACATAATATCACATGCATAGTCAGAATAGTTCATAGATCTCATGTTGAATGCCCTACtactatttaacaaaaacataacattgaGGCAgatcactacttttttttttctgagatcaTTTGACTTAATTTAACTGtgctgttctctgaggtccacttataatgttatcgagattattacataatttacataacaTTATTTAGAAGTaatataggctattttctgtcctgttttgtcCCCCCCACCCcgtttgaataggtgtggcggATTGTAGACTTGGAAGTAAAGGCCCACTGCTATGATCGGCTAACACTGTATGTTTGACACAATCTTCACAGATgtacgctgctgtgatttagatAAAAAATGCATAAGTAACAATAAAGATCAAGCGATCTGTAAGTGCAGACTAAGCAATAGTGATCACATAAATCAGACAAAATAACTGCACCAGTCTTCTgatgtccaatccttgtacttcctgcagaatttcatctttccttgatgtttttcttggagagaagtggcttctttgctgcccttcttgacgcCAGGcttcttggcctcactgtgtgtgcagctgctctcacaccaacctgctgccattcctgagcaagctcttcACTGGTGGAGACACGATTCCATAACTGACTCCTCAGGAGAAGACGTCCTGGAGCTTGCTGGACACACTgggatgtcctgaagacttcttcactgcagtcaaacctctctccttgaagttcttggtGAATCGGTAAATGGTCCTTTCAGATGCAATATTCTTTgtgcaatttccttgcatgtgagaccattttgatgcaaagcgatgatggctgcacgtgtttctctggaggtaaccattgctaacaagaacacaatgattggaagtgtttcttccctccttttatagcagtCAGTCTAATttgtatgatagtgattttacctgactagtactcattcacactttcacttgTGCTGCTGATataattagtcaattaatgttagctggtcattttgtcaggatcaaaaaacagtgaaattagtttttttttttttttttttttgtgaaaagtttattttttggccaatgaagattttagcaattatttaaaatgcatctgatcactccacacaataatctagaaacaatgtgaatgaacacaacACCATCTCAAGCCAcaaactcagcaaaaaaaaaaatctatttcaccAATGTTGATTTAGGCCATGACAGTATGGGTGaatcagtgggcggagctaaacaggcagtgatgtcgatcttcttctgcggaggcagggtttatccacactattacatcatagattAGAACATTCCAAAAGCTGTCGTTTTGGgagactgccttcaatataagctgtttttagactaacgacaaagttttgagttctgaaacgtacagaatgtttttatagtacaatgacctcttatttGTTGAAAGTACAAGATAGGATCCCTAAAGTTGCAGAGACTAAAGTCTCGAACCCAAAGAGATTGTTTGTGCATAGATAGGATCCCTAAAGTTGCAGAGACTAAAGTCTcgaacccaaagagatattctttatgaaagttaagactgGCCCACATCCTCCTTAAACGCCGCGTTTAAACACGCCcctacatgtctacatcacgatgtgggaagatttgcataacgccgcccaaatgttcacgcaaagaaagaaggattACTTtgattctcgttgtagtattgttgctgccgccgccatgttgtgaagatggtgtgtgtttcgttgcgaaagcgaaaatacattgtttggccttccaaaagaggacacgaccagaaatcagtggttaagttgtatttacgacactgttccagaacagttcaacccaaatacaCATACCCTTTCACCCCATCTGACCAAAGACTATTACCCcagagagtagactacaatgccggctgttctgactcacagactgtaagtacattttcatatttaaagaatttgccactgatgatccaaacgtgagttttgagcagtgtagagtagtacttgtttgtcatttgtccgatcacaaatgcagacatggttttatgtctATGCGGCTCGATGCAAAGCagtgcgtaaaaagacagtataagtcattataatccgtaattatgtccccactggatgctacaaatgccttgtttgtaatcggttttattggttttatctcGTTGcactgggacacgcatcacagtatggtaaggggcttAACAtgtccgtcacacacttgaggtattcagccaattacaacgcactggatagctggccaaacagagcacacctcgcttttcagaacgatgagctttgtaaaaatcaatgcatttcagaaaggcagggcattaacacaaacacataaacacattcgcataaacacaaacacaataacaaaaacaataaaccaaataaaaataaacacaaacacataaacacatttgcataaacacaaacacattcactacaccaaatacacaaaataatgttatttttagcaacatcatatgacccctttaagaggtTTATTGCATTCTAGACAGATTAATGATTAGTACTGCTTCAAGACAGTTGTGAGAATATTATAAAGTATGTTAAAG includes the following:
- the LOC109094543 gene encoding CMRF35-like molecule 5 isoform X2, producing MKVHLKILSVFIVLPSVLMKSGPVYVSTEGETVKIICEYPDGHINTPKYFCRHPCTSSKHVLIKTVKPDQALSDGRYSIIDSVNGRSFTVTIKHLRLTDSGVYYCGLDQWFKDTLKKVNISVHQAPGSRSTHTPENTHITSTWTTTLTSTDISYSNEQFSATSPAVQSKGSTLLVSVPVVCAGFLVLLVFGVLVALVSLCRKRSDLKSKCLKPPVPENPVQDSPNLNRVSQTADNVNHLYDEIVTEYSLVGLARDGDSTVIYSTVQHCDPAPQNVENDLYSLIMQY
- the LOC109094543 gene encoding CMRF35-like molecule 5 isoform X1, which codes for MKVHLKILSVFIVLPSVLMKSGPVYVSTEGETVKIICEYPDGHINTPKYFCRHPCTSSKHVLIKTVKPDQALSDGRYSIIDSVNGRSFTVTIKHLRLTDSGVYYCGLDQWFKDTLKKVNISVHQAAPGSRSTHTPENTHITSTWTTTLTSTDISYSNEQFSATSPAVQSKGSTLLVSVPVVCAGFLVLLVFGVLVALVSLCRKRSDLKSKCLKPPVPENPVQDSPNLNRVSQTADNVNHLYDEIVTEYSLVGLARDGDSTVIYSTVQHCDPAPQNVENDLYSLIMQY
- the LOC109094543 gene encoding CMRF35-like molecule 5 isoform X3; the encoded protein is MKSGPVYVSTEGETVKIICEYPDGHINTPKYFCRHPCTSSKHVLIKTVKPDQALSDGRYSIIDSVNGRSFTVTIKHLRLTDSGVYYCGLDQWFKDTLKKVNISVHQAAPGSRSTHTPENTHITSTWTTTLTSTDISYSNEQFSATSPAVQSKGSTLLVSVPVVCAGFLVLLVFGVLVALVSLCRKRSDLKSKCLKPPVPENPVQDSPNLNRVSQTADNVNHLYDEIVTEYSLVGLARDGDSTVIYSTVQHCDPAPQNVENDLYSLIMQY